One window of Balearica regulorum gibbericeps isolate bBalReg1 chromosome 10, bBalReg1.pri, whole genome shotgun sequence genomic DNA carries:
- the CHST13 gene encoding carbohydrate sulfotransferase 13 isoform X1 — MRRSRAPRLALAACLGSFLLVVFYFQSGLNPATEDGAMRSTWQGKAGRSPLQALYESDQFEQSSLQAVHQQRRELLSNICNRYTRKRRLLRPDDLRHLVVDDTHGLLYCYVPKVACTNWKRVMMVLTGQGKYRDPLEIPANEAHVSSNLRTLSEYSIPEINHRLRSYLKFIFVREPFERLVSAYRNKFTRSYNTAFHKRYGTKIIRRHRQEPSDKALERGDDVRFEEFVYYLLDPRTQREEPFNEHWERVHSLCHPCIVHYDVVGKYETLAEDANYILQLVGADTSVKFPSSSKTTRTTDDMTAQFFQDISPFYQRRLFNLYKMDYLLFNYSIPSYLRIR; from the exons CCACAGAAGACGGGGCTATGAGATCCACCTGGCAAGGGAAGGCTGGTCGCAGCCCACTCCAGGCCCTGTACGAGAGTGACCAG ttTGAACAGTCATCACTGCAGGCGGTTCACCAGCAGAGACGGGAGCTGTTGAGCAACATCTGCAACCGTTACACCCGCAAGCGGCGTCTCCTGCGGCCGGATGACTTGCGGCACTTGGTTGTGGATGATACGCATGGGCTGCTCTACTGCTACGTGCCCAAAGTGGCCTGCACTAACTGGAAGCGAGTGATGATGGTCCTGACAGGGCAAGGCAAGTACCGGGACCCACTGGAAATCCCCGCCAACGAGGCCCATGTCTCATCCAACCTGCGCACCCTCTCCGAGTATAGCATCCCTGAGATCAATCACCGCCTGCGCAGCTACCTCAAGTTCATCTTTGTGCGCGAGCCCTTTGAGCGCCTGGTCTCAGCATATCGCAACAAGTTCACCCGCAGCTACAACACGGCCTTCCACAAGCGCTACGGGACCAAGATCATCCGGCGGCACCGGCAAGAGCCCAGCGACAAGGCCCTGGAGCGTGGGGACGACGTGCGCTTCGAGGAGTTCGTCTACTACCTGCTGGATCCCCGGACGCAGCGGGAGGAGCCCTTCAACGAGCACTGGGAGCGGGTGCACTCACTTTGCCACCCCTGCATCGTCCACTATGACGTGGTGGGCAAGTATGAGACCTTGGCTGAAGATGCCAACTACATCCTCCAGCTGGTTGGGGCCGACACAAGTGTCAAGTTCCCATCTTCATCCAAGACTACCCGGACAACGGACGACATGACAGCCCAGTTCTTCCAGGACATTAGCCCCTTCTACCAAAGGAGACTCTTTAATTTATACAAAATGGACTACTTGCTCTTCAATTACTCCATCCCCTCATACCTCCGCATCCGAtga
- the CHST13 gene encoding carbohydrate sulfotransferase 13 isoform X2 — MRSTWQGKAGRSPLQALYESDQFEQSSLQAVHQQRRELLSNICNRYTRKRRLLRPDDLRHLVVDDTHGLLYCYVPKVACTNWKRVMMVLTGQGKYRDPLEIPANEAHVSSNLRTLSEYSIPEINHRLRSYLKFIFVREPFERLVSAYRNKFTRSYNTAFHKRYGTKIIRRHRQEPSDKALERGDDVRFEEFVYYLLDPRTQREEPFNEHWERVHSLCHPCIVHYDVVGKYETLAEDANYILQLVGADTSVKFPSSSKTTRTTDDMTAQFFQDISPFYQRRLFNLYKMDYLLFNYSIPSYLRIR; from the exons ATGAGATCCACCTGGCAAGGGAAGGCTGGTCGCAGCCCACTCCAGGCCCTGTACGAGAGTGACCAG ttTGAACAGTCATCACTGCAGGCGGTTCACCAGCAGAGACGGGAGCTGTTGAGCAACATCTGCAACCGTTACACCCGCAAGCGGCGTCTCCTGCGGCCGGATGACTTGCGGCACTTGGTTGTGGATGATACGCATGGGCTGCTCTACTGCTACGTGCCCAAAGTGGCCTGCACTAACTGGAAGCGAGTGATGATGGTCCTGACAGGGCAAGGCAAGTACCGGGACCCACTGGAAATCCCCGCCAACGAGGCCCATGTCTCATCCAACCTGCGCACCCTCTCCGAGTATAGCATCCCTGAGATCAATCACCGCCTGCGCAGCTACCTCAAGTTCATCTTTGTGCGCGAGCCCTTTGAGCGCCTGGTCTCAGCATATCGCAACAAGTTCACCCGCAGCTACAACACGGCCTTCCACAAGCGCTACGGGACCAAGATCATCCGGCGGCACCGGCAAGAGCCCAGCGACAAGGCCCTGGAGCGTGGGGACGACGTGCGCTTCGAGGAGTTCGTCTACTACCTGCTGGATCCCCGGACGCAGCGGGAGGAGCCCTTCAACGAGCACTGGGAGCGGGTGCACTCACTTTGCCACCCCTGCATCGTCCACTATGACGTGGTGGGCAAGTATGAGACCTTGGCTGAAGATGCCAACTACATCCTCCAGCTGGTTGGGGCCGACACAAGTGTCAAGTTCCCATCTTCATCCAAGACTACCCGGACAACGGACGACATGACAGCCCAGTTCTTCCAGGACATTAGCCCCTTCTACCAAAGGAGACTCTTTAATTTATACAAAATGGACTACTTGCTCTTCAATTACTCCATCCCCTCATACCTCCGCATCCGAtga